From the Psychrobacillus sp. FSL K6-4046 genome, one window contains:
- a CDS encoding DUF5808 domain-containing protein produces the protein MILLLFGFILLFITILQAYIPKFLKPTIVFGVNVPEQHEKDKEILQLKNRYTAVVLFVGLVIFAGYIAWALLQNPQEEVLALVSVGVQIGVLFLSVAYYFIMHTKMKKLKEQRRWFSDKNEVKVVDLGFQEKLQLLPRILFIIPMIVSIGLIFYTLLKYPQMPDMIPTHWGPTGEADAFSEKSYLTVISLPLILLIVQVMFLFTSEGIKMSGTSISPQRKKTSVKQQLAFRKYSSWLSFVMSVGVTLLMGYLQLQTIHPEITSSLVMIALPIGFLVLAFASVAIFTVRVGQGGSRLKVGEEEAVVGNPHITSVDDDRFWKGGIFYINKDDPSVFVEKRFGVGWSVNFARPLAWLFILGPIVLIIGISFLL, from the coding sequence ATGATTTTGTTGTTATTTGGATTTATTCTTTTATTTATTACAATTTTACAGGCATACATTCCAAAATTTTTAAAACCAACGATTGTGTTTGGTGTAAACGTTCCTGAGCAGCATGAAAAGGACAAGGAAATCCTTCAGTTAAAAAATAGATACACAGCTGTAGTACTTTTTGTTGGGTTAGTAATTTTTGCGGGCTATATTGCTTGGGCGTTGCTTCAAAATCCTCAGGAAGAAGTATTAGCTCTTGTTAGTGTTGGAGTTCAAATTGGTGTTCTATTTTTGAGCGTCGCCTATTACTTCATCATGCATACGAAAATGAAGAAATTAAAGGAGCAGCGTCGCTGGTTTTCCGACAAAAATGAAGTGAAAGTAGTAGATTTAGGATTTCAAGAGAAGCTTCAACTGCTGCCGAGAATTTTATTTATTATTCCCATGATTGTATCGATTGGGCTTATATTTTATACGCTTTTAAAATATCCACAGATGCCGGACATGATTCCTACTCATTGGGGTCCAACTGGGGAAGCGGATGCTTTTAGTGAGAAAAGCTATCTTACTGTTATTTCCCTTCCACTAATTTTATTGATAGTGCAGGTAATGTTTTTATTTACTAGCGAGGGAATTAAAATGTCGGGAACAAGCATTAGCCCTCAACGCAAAAAAACTTCCGTTAAGCAGCAGCTTGCATTTCGGAAATACTCTAGCTGGCTCTCTTTTGTCATGTCGGTAGGAGTCACCTTGCTGATGGGATATCTTCAGTTACAGACTATACATCCTGAAATAACCTCTTCCCTTGTTATGATTGCTTTACCAATAGGATTTTTGGTGCTAGCTTTTGCTAGTGTAGCTATTTTTACTGTAAGAGTTGGTCAAGGAGGATCACGTTTGAAAGTAGGGGAGGAAGAAGCGGTTGTAGGAAATCCTCATATTACTTCTGTAGATGATGATCGATTTTGGAAGGGCGGTATTTTCTATATCAACAAAGATGATCCAAGTGTTTTTGTAGAAAAACGCTTTGGAGTTGGCTGGTCTGTCAACTTTGCAAGACCGCTAGCTTGGTTATTTATTTTAGGACCTATCGTGCTCATTATTGGTATTTCATTTCTCTTATAG
- a CDS encoding YwbE family protein: MNGQNRKDIHAGLEVYIILKKDQRTGNKTKGIVQDILTNSSFHPHGIKVRLTDGQIGRVCEIIK, encoded by the coding sequence ATGAACGGACAAAATAGAAAAGACATTCACGCAGGACTAGAAGTTTATATTATTTTGAAGAAGGATCAGCGTACCGGTAACAAAACAAAAGGAATCGTTCAAGATATTTTAACGAATTCTTCCTTTCATCCACACGGTATTAAAGTAAGACTCACAGATGGTCAAATTGGCCGTGTATGTGAAATCATAAAGTAA
- the nhaC gene encoding Na+/H+ antiporter NhaC, with translation MVEKKEQTEKKEMSLIWAVTPLLVMIITMVIAVVKLEQGPHIPLIVGTIVAAMVAWKHGFKWDEVEEMMYKGIKLALPAVVIIILVGLIIGAWIGGGVVATMIYFGLKIITPAFFLVTICVICMIVSLAIGSSWSTMGTIGVAGMGIGLSMGIPAAMIAGAVISGAYFGDKMSPLSDTTNLAAGLTGTDLFVHIRHMFYTTIPAAIIALVAYGLLGMKYKNSSIDQESIQQTINVLDQSFVISPWLLLIPLAVIVLVAVKVPAIPALVVGILLGFLSQIFVQGGDVASAVSALQSGFEIKTGNTMVDELFNRGGLDSMMYTVSMTIVAMTFGGILEFSGMLQSIMNQILKLAKTAFSMIASTILACFTTNATCSEQYISIVVPARMFSKAYTNMGLHSKNLSRALEDGGTLTSVFIPWNTCGVFILGTLGVGAYEYAPYAILNFTVPIISIIYAAVGFSIVKITEEEKQEILNKEIAEA, from the coding sequence ATGGTAGAAAAGAAGGAACAAACAGAGAAAAAAGAAATGTCATTAATATGGGCTGTAACGCCTTTACTAGTAATGATTATAACAATGGTTATAGCTGTCGTTAAGCTGGAGCAAGGTCCTCACATTCCGCTAATAGTTGGTACAATCGTAGCAGCTATGGTTGCTTGGAAGCATGGCTTTAAATGGGATGAAGTCGAGGAAATGATGTATAAGGGGATCAAACTAGCGCTTCCAGCTGTAGTCATCATTATATTGGTCGGCCTCATAATAGGAGCTTGGATCGGTGGCGGTGTAGTTGCGACCATGATTTATTTTGGTCTAAAAATTATTACACCAGCATTCTTTTTAGTCACTATTTGTGTGATTTGTATGATTGTCTCTCTTGCCATTGGTAGCTCCTGGTCTACGATGGGGACTATCGGGGTTGCAGGTATGGGGATTGGTCTAAGCATGGGGATTCCAGCTGCTATGATTGCTGGTGCAGTTATTTCTGGAGCTTATTTTGGAGACAAGATGTCCCCGCTTTCTGATACTACCAATCTTGCAGCTGGTCTTACAGGGACAGATTTGTTCGTACATATCCGACACATGTTTTATACAACTATACCAGCAGCTATTATTGCGTTAGTAGCTTACGGTCTGTTAGGAATGAAATACAAAAATAGCAGTATTGATCAGGAGAGCATACAGCAAACAATAAATGTACTTGATCAAAGCTTTGTAATATCTCCATGGTTGTTATTAATCCCGTTAGCAGTAATTGTATTAGTTGCTGTAAAGGTACCTGCTATACCAGCTTTAGTGGTGGGGATTTTACTAGGATTCCTTTCTCAAATTTTTGTACAAGGGGGAGATGTAGCATCAGCTGTTAGTGCTCTTCAAAGTGGGTTTGAGATTAAAACAGGTAACACAATGGTGGATGAACTATTTAATCGTGGTGGATTGGATTCCATGATGTATACCGTGTCGATGACCATTGTGGCGATGACATTTGGTGGTATTCTCGAATTTTCAGGGATGCTTCAATCTATTATGAATCAAATTTTAAAGCTAGCAAAGACTGCTTTTTCGATGATAGCTTCTACTATATTAGCTTGCTTTACAACGAATGCGACATGCTCTGAGCAATATATCTCCATCGTTGTGCCAGCGAGAATGTTTTCTAAAGCATATACGAATATGGGACTCCACTCTAAAAACCTATCACGAGCTTTAGAGGATGGAGGGACATTGACTTCTGTGTTCATACCTTGGAACACATGTGGCGTTTTCATATTAGGAACATTAGGAGTAGGGGCTTATGAATATGCTCCCTATGCAATATTAAACTTTACAGTGCCAATTATATCTATTATCTATGCAGCGGTAGGGTTCTCCATTGTAAAAATTACAGAGGAAGAAAAGCAAGAGATTTTAAACAAAGAGATTGCCGAAGCGTAA
- a CDS encoding SOS response-associated peptidase, with protein MCGRFSLYTDMEQIKEQFDVQFVSNEEDYYPNYNIAPSQSVVAIINDGTSNRMGQLRWGLIPSWAKDEKIGYKMINARSETVDEKPSYRNAFTQRRCIIPMNSFYEWTVNEKEKVPMLIKMKNNELFGVAGIWETWKRDNEETVHSCTILTTEANSLVKTIHDRMPVILPPEKFGNWLDPNLRDKDRLKAMLNPYESNLMQAYPVSKEVNTPKNNYAELLNSL; from the coding sequence ATGTGTGGGCGTTTTAGTCTATATACGGATATGGAACAGATCAAAGAACAATTTGATGTGCAGTTTGTATCCAATGAAGAGGATTATTATCCTAATTATAATATAGCCCCTTCTCAGTCTGTCGTAGCTATTATTAACGATGGAACCAGCAATAGAATGGGGCAGCTACGGTGGGGTTTAATACCCAGCTGGGCAAAGGACGAGAAGATAGGTTACAAAATGATCAATGCAAGGTCTGAAACAGTTGATGAAAAACCTAGCTATCGTAATGCTTTTACACAACGAAGATGTATCATACCTATGAATTCCTTTTATGAATGGACCGTAAATGAAAAGGAAAAGGTTCCAATGCTTATAAAAATGAAAAACAATGAACTATTTGGAGTAGCGGGAATATGGGAGACCTGGAAAAGGGATAATGAAGAAACGGTTCATTCCTGCACTATTCTCACTACCGAAGCTAATTCTTTAGTAAAGACTATTCATGATCGTATGCCAGTCATACTTCCACCAGAAAAGTTCGGGAATTGGTTAGATCCCAACCTTCGTGATAAAGATAGGCTTAAAGCAATGCTCAACCCTTATGAATCAAACCTAATGCAGGCTTATCCAGTTTCGAAGGAAGTAAATACTCCAAAAAATAATTATGCTGAGCTCTTAAACTCATTATAA
- a CDS encoding SRPBCC domain-containing protein, with translation MEKVVQSVQRKIFIKSTPERVWRALTQADERNAWETRSCEMDIRIGGQVTLDYGWGASYVGTIIELEEEQKLVLQGNDKQLTTWTITTEADGVLVSIEYTGSWTGDIGLMEMDNMLFGTYQFMLNLKSVLEKEMDLRKNFWKSWIGVLHRTADKREGTKVVQVIASTPADGLIEVDDVITAVNGNPIQCYDDLERYVFSCNPGQNLIISLNRNGHELPVSLHTVGFGQFN, from the coding sequence TTGGAGAAAGTTGTTCAGTCGGTTCAAAGGAAAATCTTCATAAAATCTACACCTGAGAGGGTATGGAGAGCACTTACACAAGCAGACGAACGTAATGCCTGGGAAACCAGAAGCTGCGAAATGGATATTAGAATCGGCGGACAGGTAACCCTAGATTATGGGTGGGGCGCTAGCTATGTAGGAACTATAATAGAGTTAGAGGAAGAACAAAAGCTCGTTTTGCAAGGGAACGACAAGCAATTGACCACATGGACCATTACTACTGAAGCAGATGGTGTCCTTGTCTCCATTGAATATACAGGTTCTTGGACTGGGGACATTGGCTTAATGGAAATGGACAATATGCTTTTTGGTACTTATCAGTTCATGTTAAACCTTAAGAGTGTATTAGAAAAGGAAATGGATTTACGCAAAAACTTTTGGAAAAGTTGGATTGGTGTCTTGCATCGTACTGCGGATAAACGAGAAGGAACTAAAGTAGTTCAAGTAATAGCCTCTACTCCAGCGGATGGGTTAATAGAAGTAGATGACGTGATTACAGCAGTAAATGGAAATCCGATTCAATGCTATGACGACTTGGAAAGGTATGTATTTTCATGTAATCCCGGACAAAATTTAATTATTTCTCTTAATCGAAATGGGCATGAACTGCCGGTTAGCCTTCATACGGTTGGTTTTGGTCAATTCAATTAA
- a CDS encoding amidohydrolase yields MQVESQILEWFEHFHKYPEVSWKEFETTKKITEILDSLNVPYRLFNDVTGLLAEIGEGDEVIAIRADIDALWQEVDGVYRANHSCGHDANISMVLGALLLLKDEKLNKRIRFIFQPAEEKGNGANSMVDRGALEGVTHLFGVHLRPIEELPFGKVSPAIHHGAAMFLEGKIKGMDAHGARPHQGQNAIDVAVAIHQSLKNLYFSPFEAYSAKLTKIQAGGESSNIIPGTASFSIDARAQKNSVLKQMKVQIEKNLHALQALFDIDIEWEWQDITPGAEVSNEAALIAREGIVEAIGEESLAEEVITSGSDDFHFYTIRQPDLKATMIGVGADLSPGLHHPHMSFDRKALYIGAQVLMKTLLQIAKKD; encoded by the coding sequence ATGCAGGTAGAATCTCAAATTTTAGAGTGGTTTGAACATTTTCATAAATACCCCGAAGTTAGCTGGAAGGAATTCGAAACAACGAAAAAAATAACAGAAATTCTTGATTCGCTCAATGTACCTTACCGACTTTTTAATGATGTAACCGGCCTCCTAGCAGAGATAGGAGAAGGTGACGAAGTAATAGCAATTCGTGCAGATATAGATGCTTTGTGGCAGGAAGTGGACGGGGTTTACCGAGCCAATCATTCATGTGGTCACGACGCTAATATCTCTATGGTTTTAGGAGCCCTTCTTTTATTGAAGGATGAAAAATTAAATAAACGTATTCGTTTCATCTTCCAGCCTGCAGAAGAAAAAGGAAATGGTGCGAATTCTATGGTCGATAGAGGAGCGCTTGAAGGAGTTACGCATCTCTTTGGTGTGCACTTAAGACCGATAGAAGAACTACCTTTTGGTAAGGTCTCACCAGCAATTCATCACGGAGCAGCTATGTTTCTTGAAGGTAAGATTAAAGGAATGGATGCCCATGGAGCCAGACCTCATCAAGGGCAGAATGCAATTGATGTAGCAGTCGCTATACATCAATCCTTAAAGAACTTATATTTTTCTCCTTTTGAAGCATATTCCGCGAAACTAACTAAAATTCAGGCTGGCGGTGAGAGCTCTAATATTATTCCTGGTACAGCGAGCTTTTCAATTGATGCACGCGCTCAAAAGAATAGTGTGCTAAAACAAATGAAAGTACAAATTGAAAAGAATTTACATGCTCTTCAAGCTCTTTTTGATATAGATATAGAATGGGAATGGCAGGATATCACTCCAGGAGCAGAAGTCTCCAATGAGGCTGCTTTAATAGCAAGAGAGGGTATCGTGGAAGCAATAGGAGAAGAGAGCCTGGCGGAAGAGGTTATCACATCTGGTAGTGATGATTTCCATTTTTATACGATTAGACAGCCGGATTTAAAGGCTACTATGATTGGGGTCGGTGCAGACCTTTCTCCCGGTCTTCATCATCCACATATGTCTTTTGACCGTAAAGCCCTTTATATAGGCGCTCAAGTCCTTATGAAAACGCTTTTACAAATTGCCAAAAAAGATTGA
- a CDS encoding YjcZ family sporulation protein codes for MSYSNYCGGGYGGGYGGNTGGGGYPGGGAGMGSGFALLVVLFILLIIVVGTFGYGSGGGYVGGESC; via the coding sequence ATGAGTTATTCAAATTATTGTGGTGGTGGCTACGGTGGTGGATACGGCGGTAACACTGGCGGTGGCGGTTACCCAGGCGGCGGAGCTGGCATGGGTTCTGGATTTGCTTTATTAGTTGTTTTATTTATTCTTTTAATCATCGTAGTTGGTACTTTCGGATATGGAAGTGGCGGCGGTTATGTTGGCGGAGAGTCCTGCTAA
- a CDS encoding metalloregulator ArsR/SmtB family transcription factor, translating to MTDIYRAIADPIRRRILTILSQKECTQTELVDHFPISQPAVKKHLTILLEEELIEERREGKYRLYRLKQDNFAVHYKKLQEEIGLILEDKLTKLKNYLEED from the coding sequence TTGACGGACATTTATAGAGCAATAGCAGATCCCATACGTCGTCGTATCCTCACCATATTGTCTCAAAAGGAATGTACTCAAACCGAGCTAGTTGATCATTTCCCAATCTCCCAGCCTGCAGTAAAAAAACATCTCACTATATTGCTAGAAGAGGAATTAATTGAGGAAAGGCGAGAAGGGAAATATCGTCTCTATCGTTTAAAGCAAGACAATTTTGCTGTTCACTATAAAAAATTGCAAGAAGAGATTGGCTTGATATTAGAGGATAAGCTCACGAAGCTAAAAAACTATTTAGAGGAGGATTAA
- a CDS encoding peptidylprolyl isomerase gives MAKKGYFLMESGDKIEFELYPNEAPNTVANFEELANSGFYNGVVFHRVIPGFVSQGGDPTGTGMGGSGKTIKCETAGNPHKHEAGSLSMAHAGKDTGSSQFFIVHEPQPHLNGVHTVFGKVTSGLEVAKAMKNGDKMEKVEVFDEA, from the coding sequence ATGGCGAAAAAAGGTTATTTCCTTATGGAATCTGGGGACAAAATTGAATTTGAACTATATCCAAACGAAGCACCAAACACAGTAGCTAACTTTGAAGAATTAGCTAACAGTGGTTTCTACAATGGTGTAGTGTTCCACCGTGTAATTCCTGGTTTTGTAAGCCAAGGTGGAGACCCAACTGGTACAGGTATGGGCGGAAGCGGTAAAACTATTAAATGTGAAACTGCTGGAAATCCTCACAAACACGAAGCTGGAAGCCTTTCTATGGCTCACGCTGGAAAAGACACTGGGTCAAGCCAATTCTTCATCGTTCACGAACCACAACCACATTTAAACGGTGTTCACACTGTTTTTGGTAAAGTAACTAGTGGTTTAGAAGTAGCAAAAGCTATGAAAAACGGCGACAAAATGGAAAAAGTCGAAGTATTCGACGAAGCTTAA